Genomic window (Cucumis sativus cultivar 9930 chromosome 2, Cucumber_9930_V3, whole genome shotgun sequence):
caaaaatcaaaggaaagaAGTCTTAACCATCACAGATAAATGGGAATGAATCATTCAATAAATTAGATTGATATGTGCTACAAATGAAACTCCACAATAGAAATGGCTGGCTAAGTAAATGAGGTGGAAAAGAAGGATAGGCAAGAAGAGCCTTGGGCCAAGTGACAATTGACACATTAGAGACTAACTATTTCAGCACCTCTTGAATAAATTTCAAGTTAACAAAAACCTTACGGAGAAGATACCTTTTCCTGCACAAGTTctgaaaagaatttgaattggTAGACATCAATATCACCATGGAGTGCTAGATCCAGACCAAATACCCACCATCTTTTAGGAAGTTTCAGGGCAAAATAGCTCTTCTTCTGAGGCATAAACCAACCACCCAACCAGCTCTTATGACATATGTATCTCATATAGGTATGAAGTCCATCGAACCAAtctataaaaccaaaaaaaatgcattagCTCATTGAGATGATGGGTAATCAGTTCCAAATATTCTCTATACATAGTACTATGACATTAGAATTGAAACAGCTCAGATTGAGTAAGGCCACAACCATGATTTCCAGGAATTACATAACACTGAGGTCCATCATATTGCTTCAGTTCAGACATCCAATGAGGTAACTCAGGCTTCTTCACTGCTATATGGTCTGATTTATACCAAGGCGGAGGTTGAAGAGCATATTCAAAAGGACAAAAGAGACGTCTTTCATATGTGAATGCTGATGGATTAGGATACCTGTAGTAATTTCGCATATGCTTTTAGCAAGTAAAAGGttattctaaaaaatctaTCCAAACTACACATGATGTTTTATagatggagagagaaaaatcatTAATGAAATACAGTTATAAACTTAAGATTTCTAACAGCTTACGCGAGATCCCCCCCTATGAGTAACATGTCTCCACGTGGTAAGTTGTAAATTGAATCATCTTCAACTATACGGATGGAAGGTTGAGCAAGCAGACGTGCAACACTATAAGATGAATTCCCACCATCCCCAGTATCAGCCATGAAATCAAACCATAAGTCATCCCTTTCACTATAGTGATCATATAATAGACCATCCTGTCGAGCTCCATCTTCAAGCTTGCGCATTGCTGCCTAACATTGGGAAAAAAGGTCAAGAAGTGGAAAACGTTATAATTTACAATTAGAATTCATAAgagaacaatttcttttaattttcaacataGGAAACTAGAATTCATGTTagatatcaaattaaactaaaaggGGAGCAAAGCACAGCCCCAAACCAAggaataatacaaaaaattctCGGTTGGGGAAGAGATTGCATGAACTGTTACCatcaaagaaataatataattcacACCAAGAAAGACAAACAAAAGTAACATGGTCACGAAAAGTATCTATGGCTATGGctcttctttttgttactAGAATCAATTTCgttgatgaatgaaatttacaagagaaaaagatagCCCCAATACAAAGTAAAAGTAAAcctgaataataataataaataataataataataatagttcttaaagtttataaataataataataataacccaCAATTTTTAGTAGATAACATTTATTCACACAGAGAATGGATCAATATCAAAAGTCTGCCTTTGAATATGTAAAATCTAGAAACATCTTTGGCAAAAAGGAACCTTATGAAGCATTaagtgaaaattcaaaatgaaattctaaTTTTCAGTACTCTATGAAAGCAGAAGTGTGCATAAAGTTGAGGTTATTACTACAGCTTCATCCCTCTGAAATTGCAATGTGTCACTGACAGGTATTTACAAGAAGACATTATTTCCTCTATGCACTCGTAATGTTTGGGACTCGACATATCAGATATTGCCACTAAAGACAGTCTTAAGACATGAACAACAGGGTAGACCACAGTGCCTAAAATAAGCTACTTAACACAATTGGTGGATGCGATTATGGATCCATTCCGAACTAAACAGGGTAGGTAAAATGCAAAAATGTGGATCATAGAACTAAACCTGCATCATGCGCATGTCAAATCGACCAACAAAGACAGTCACTGAAACAAGTAGGTCAAAAACAGTCTTGAATAAATCAGCAGAAGTTCTGCaaaaaaccatcaaaataatacTTCAAATGTCTATAACTATGCACACCCAAattaaaggaagaaattgaggCCAGGAATCTTAGTCAACATAATACCCTGAATACCAAGGAACCATGTCAAGGAAATCAGGCTTCATTTGCTTTCTCTTCAgcttttcatattctttaaCAGATAAAGGATGCGAAAGAGCCCACCTGTTAATCATGCAAAATTGCAAATTGATtaagaaactaaataaaaattatgttcCACACGCAACTTCAGAATCCACCGATAAATTATTTAAGCTCATTATATGGTAGAAACCAAGTGAAAACTATTATAAAACTAACTTCAGCCAATTAACTTCAGAAAGGGAAAACAATATCCTAGATCCATGTGTCAGTTCGGAAAAAAAGTGCTGAAAGTAAAAGCCAACCAAAATGAATAacagataaaaacaaaagggaTAAAAGTTATTGCTGAACAAAACTAActatgagaaacaaaaagCAACCGGGACCTAAGATAGTATGATTCCAACATTCTCAAGTCCAACCTtgataattttcttcattaaaacagtttaattatattcaacCAACAACTCCAAATAGACTGAACAACTAAAAGACCCCAAGCAATAAAATAGCTAGCAGACTTAAAAGTAAATTCCAATAAGGAACAGAGAGACACAAAAGCACAAAATATCAGAACTATTGCAAGCTTAGCCTAATCAATATAACATCAGCTCCTAGCTTcctactaaaatttaaataaaatgatagtTAACCAATAGCTTACCCTGTTGACCGTTCCACCACATAGTTTGCAATGTAAAGGCCAATGAATGTAGCCCAGAGTGAGTATATGGGTGAAATCCCATCAGATGGACCAGTACATGAGCCATTGCAAGCTAACTAAAGCAACGAAAGTAGATGacatgagaaaaaaaatatatatgcaaaGAATTAACACAGACACATACAATAAACTCACGCATTAAACAAAGATGAAGGCAATATACACCTCGCTATAAATTACCCACTTAGACAAAAGTGGGTAATCACTTGCGGACCCAACAGGGGCAAACCAAGACGAGCACACCTGATCCTTCAATTCATTTACACGAAGAAATTTTGCGAGCCAAGTGTTTcgttcttctttcttccagAAAGAAAACCAATTGGAGGTTTTCCGCTGAAGTGTTCTGTCTTTCAAAACACCATGATTTCCACAGTGACTGTAAAACACACAGCAGGCTATACTTATGACCTACACCATGAATGagaacaataattaatatggCAACAGGAAAAGAAACGATAAATGTTGAGCCATCCACAGAACTTACAGCACAATTCTGAAAAATTGCCAAAATCTCAGGCCTCTTTCCAGCAACACGTGAGACCAGACCAACGTACCAGAGGCCAATAAAGAGAATGTGAAATACTGTAAGAAACAGAATGGAAGAGATATATATGGTTATGAACATTGAAAGGTTCATCCTTATATCCACTCCCATTGACTGAAAACTTGGAAGATGATACACAGCTGCCACTAAAATCCAGGCTATGTACCTGAAAACATCAATTACTCAAATTTCCAACAGCACATTTAGACGGCCATAAAATGTCACTATGAAACAAACGCAATAAAATTGAGACGGAGAAACTCACCACCGACTGAAATTTGAATAACTGGGCTTAATGGTCTTCCCAATAAATGGTGacgaaaagaaataaaagaaaccaaGCAAACATGAGTATATAGACCACCATTTGATATTCTGATCCAATTTTTCGATGAGAGTGTGCATGTTGTCagaagatataaaaaataagcaaCCAACCACCACCGCAATAATAGCATGCCGTGAATGTTCATGAGGATAAGGATATGTGTGAGTGAAGATGGTTCGAACCCTCTTCATTTTGAAGGTATCTAATAAACCAGCAGAAATGTTTTCAGAAACCATAGAGTCCTGCACACACAGAGAATACCACTTcgtttagattaaaaaaaaaattcataaacaaaTCCTTTCCAACATTTTATACGCTGAAAAAAACGTCTAATACGGCAGGAATCCACGTTTCATCAAATAATACTCAACGGAAATTATAATTCAGGATTTGACGCATATTACCCattgatttcattttgaatGCTTAACTCGCAAGTAGACATTTCTCTATCCTAAAATCCCCCGTCCTCATCAATCTCGAAGAaatcagaaaagaaaaccctagTTTCTTCCACACTAGACTCAGCAATCAGACACGACACTAGGCTCTAGACACTAGAAGTTCCACCGGTTAACATGCTCGAGATaaccaaaacataaaaaagagcCAGAAATTCAATTCCACGAATGAATAAACCCGAAATCATAGAGCATGCAAAATTGAGCATCATAAGAAGTCGTATTTACAAGAATCAAACAggagaaataaatttttaaaaaaacagagagaaagaaaatgcatACCAGAAAGAAGAACcgggaaaaaagaaagaagaagagaaagaggaaggaCTAGCAGTGAAGGAAGCAatatatagaagaagaaagcgTATCAAAGGGTGTATGCATCTGAGAATGTCTGCATTAAAGAACATAACAATGGCATATTCCTTTGGAACCAAGAAGACGATGACGAGGCTGTCACAGAGAGACTCGACGACACGGGGACTCGCACGTAAAGGAATTGAGAGTTCGAGTGGGAATACATTGACTCGGAGATTTGCGTGCCTTTCAcggttcttttctttcttctcagaacggctttggttttttttttttttccctcgtttttctttttcttcctaattcTTTTTCAGCGATCCACATTTAATGGTCCTTAAGCCTTGGCCTTTTGGGAATGAACATCCAAAGGGGGGCCTCGTGAGCAATACGGCGCCGTCTCAATTAACTCGATCCACTCGCGTTGGACGGAAAAGTTAcgtaattaatttctttaggcattattattgtttgtaaACTTGATATTGATATctattaattcttttgaaaaaatatatatatgattttggAGAGTACGTTTAAATTTTGAGGTCATCCGAAATAAAActacttttataaaatgttacGACTATAACCTAATTGTATCAcgataaaattttgttatatttatacaaaaatttaaaaaatttgctatGAAAACAACTAAACTACATATCTAGAAAGTTtcttgatatattttaaagaaagatgTTAGAATTGAGTTCTCGTagttatgataataaaaaattatctttttaatgttcaagttttgaaaattaagtatgtttgatttttaagtTATCAAAATATGTCGTGTGTATTTTAGACAgaatatatttagtttatgaattttcaaattatatacatttgatCATTGATAGTTTAAAAAGGCCTTTTAGGATAACtttaaaattggttttatattataataaaagaaatgtattttctctctaaagcttcttTTAACATATCGTTGCATTGTAAAATATCTCGTGATCATATAGATAGaaaagtgataaaaaaatatttggaagaCTTTTAAACATATTCTTAGAATTTTAGAggattgaaaaaattaattttgaaaacttacgAATCAAATccatttattctaaaaaaatctatgACTTAAAGCATAAGTTTTGCAAATTCAAAcaccaaataaatttattcttcaaaacttGATGACTAGAAATATGATTTATCCTTTTACAAGTTATAATTTCACCATTACAGATCAATACCTTAAAAATAGTCtttgtaataataaaacttaaatgaaATACAAACTATCTAGTATGAGCTTTATCGAGCTATGTGAATTAAAATTGTAGGGCTTTCTAAATCAAGCCAAATGTGTAATTTAATCGTGGTCATTGCAATTTGTAGACAAATCTCGAAATCTAAAGttctttattcttaatttgattttttttcttatagaaaTCAACGTATTTAATTAATGCATGTCATCGATAACTTTTCTTTACTGTCAACGAGTTAGCTATCATAGTTgatatttgcaatatttaaatttgtaattcaatttataaaatttttaaatagtttttttttaattattttaaaatagtttttttttcatattaattattttgccaTTAATTattgctttcattttcttatattcaTTATTCTATGTTTTTAAGGTAACACGTTGGAATGCATACCAAAATTAATGAGAATTGAAATGGTAGTccttttgtcttcttcttttaagtttcatatttaaaacacacattttataaatttaaaactaaaataaaaacaaatataatgtcACTTATAGAAATATACTAATGGgttattgatataatatgaaattttaatacaaatgataaatattttatctagtttgctattttgtataatttttcattttattttataactacTCCTAAACTAGTTTAATGCAATAATTGCATAAAAATCaagttgcattttttttttcaagtttgtaaGAACAGTTCCACccatattttaagttttttaaatgtatattcttactatttaattaaaaaggtaacttctttaaaatatgtatattttgttaagtgactttcatttttgtaatctTTGGgagttattatattttttcaatccaaATCAAATGTTCAAGTAGGGTAAATGAGTTGAATCACGTTATAGGAAGATTTTTTAGACCAACTCTAATTTTTTCGTTGGTCAATTTGTCAATCCAAATCCAACCATCAACATTTGAGTTAGGTTCGggttatttacttattttcttaattatgtttgttattaacttaaaatatatgGATTTATCTACAACACATATCAATAAGGTTAAATATCAAAACCCAACATATCTATTATTAcgaattataatatttatttataagttatagtatatgtatactaaaaataaaattagaaaatcaaGTAGGTTGGATCTAGTCTACtcgagttttaaaaaaagtaaccAAAACTCAATCAAACTCTTACAATTTAGACTAGATTGTCCGAAATTATGATTTATCAGACATTTGAATAATGCCCCTACTTTCAATTACATTACTTGAAGTTCAATCAATTGCTATTGTATATAAATACTCACACGGAAAGATATTTCTACAAGCATTtctaaacatttaatttaaaacatttaactatataattatatatatttttcgtacaaatatgtaattagcttaatttttgtttattttttgaaaggtTACTCAAACTTAGTTGTTGTCAATTATACGTTAGCAGTATTTTATATAATGAAACCATAAAAGAATGTCTTGTGGAGAACTTGCATTTATGCGAATGCGATAATGTGACTGAGTCGGTGTATATATCACATGGGTGTTGAGAGATAATAATGTTTAGTCGGTCAACAATTTGCTctacttttcttaatattgaaataagaaaactatGTTCAAAATAATTGGTTGCTTAActacttaatatttttttcgtgcaagaaaaaatatactttgatgatcatatattatattccaCCTATATGCATactctttcatttaattattcaattacaaaatgtaatttatctaaatttattttttaaatattatattattttgtaacatTAATGTTCAATCGTAATCGTCCgtaaatttttattcatttacaatatttataaaatcatgtCAATGTTTTCACCTATAAAGTTGTTAAAAATAGACTATGTAACAATTATAAATAGGTTGATTAGTACACGATCATGTTGTTCATGTTTTCAACCGTCGAAccttaatatttatattttttaaatttagtttctaaaacatttttagtattacaaaatttgattaaagGATGACAATTTTTTACGTAAGAGAAACATGATTGTATGtaagtattatatatatatatatatatttaattttaaggtTAGTAAatgattatcaattttatttcttaaaaaacaagaaatatagagaaaaaacaaaaaacattaaatgaaaaaaaccctaaatcaatCCAGGTATATTACTCTActacataaatattaattttgtttatttgattgattataGAGTATTTATGGTCCCAATGTTAGTCATatgattatattttaagaaaaaaatcctaattcttctttcatcttCGTTGAAGATAATTACTTactgtatatataaaaatgagaaactaTTGAGATAAAATGTATAACGAGAGAAAAAATATctatccaaaatttaaaatatatcattatcaattattttatttttggcttATGTAGTGGATTCATCATTTGGGtatgcttttaattttgaactttcatGCTTCATTCTCTCGAGTTCAGCgtgggaaaaataaaattgactGATAGAACTTTCTAACTTTTCATTTAGTTATGCCATATAATTTACATTTGACGTTTAGGAATAGGATAATTACAAGTGAGTGATGGAttgacatttaatttgataaaccTGTttgatttaaactttaaaaaagttatattatctttttattactacgataaaaatgaaatgattcgAACCAcagacttttaaaatattttttggtaattttattatttaaaataaaaaatcttatcTCACGTGaagttgtatttatttaaaatgtgtgtgttttcaaagaaaaaatgcaTAATGTAATAGACAACTAAACAAAGCAAGAAGAGTATGTTACATCCAAATATTCAATTACTTCAATTATCATAAACTAActcaattaaaaagaataataggAAACTAACTTATAATCAAACTATACAagtggttttattttatttatttttacaaacaatATACAAGTTTGGATTGACTAACGAATAatgtttcatttaataaaatacatatatcAATTGAATTTGTCGCAGAAAGAGcatagaattttttaaagcGTCAAATGcaacattaaaataacaaCATCAACTCATTAAAATCACATATCATAACAAGaataatcaatttattattattgttgttgttttttaagtGGATAAGCAATACTTTTAGAGCAGTATACTATAACAATGTTCATTTTGGCGGATGGAGGCCAACTCCTTACTAGAGATatgttgttctttttttaatttactcaaGGGACAAAAATATAGTATACGAGAAGTTCCACAAgcaatataaattatttagaaataatgATAGACAAGGTCTAAAACAACACGTAAATTCCCGAAAGAGGTTtagagaaagaggaaagagCAAGTTGAAGCCCATTCCAAACTCATTGGCCCTCAATCCAAGTTTGAAAACTAACTCACTTGCATTATTGAGTCCGCTAAAAAATGAACCTTAAAAGACAAGTCCTCTATATAGATTTTGAAACATTGTCCTAAAAGCTAAGGATTAGGGCACGATAGCCTATAAAACACCAACATTAATGCTCcgttaaaataaaactaattttgatgaCTCTAAATTTAAGTATTAAAGCCAACGCAAAATTCAATACatagatatattatttttcacacTAACAAACTTATTGTTGCTGTCTAAacgtttggttttttttttattgttttaaaattcaacttataAACAACGGTTTCCCTAATTAATACTGtaacaacaaaattagaaaaatttagaACTAAACTCTAAATCcaactaattataaattttatattttatatgatatcagtctaattaaattgagataattattaattagtaatgatttaaagtatataaaacttatatttacTAGTGGGTtccacaaaatatttaagatctCGTAGAAGGGTGATTTTAAAATCGTCTTGATCAAAATCTATCTTACCAAGGGTTAAGATTCTTTTACCATATTTGAAGACACTTCCTAAACTAACTCCAGCACACCCTTAAAATAATTGACGAATGGTAAAAATAGCAtgttaaatagtaaaaattattattattattatacacGAACTAGTCCACACTTTCATTCCCAATAAATCGGATTAAGGAAAGCAGGGGTAAATCCGTAAACGACGtatattcttaaaaatccAGGCTCTAAAAAGTTAAGGATAGAGGTAAAATAAAAGGGTTTTTATGGGGTGAGatggaaaattaaacactCCAAAGGCAGTTGCGGCGGATGAAGAGGAGAGTGAACTTAACGACAGCACGTTGCATAtaaattactaataaatttcGACGGTTGGGATCGTTTTGTAGGGTTTGATCTAAGGGTTTGAGGAGCCACCGCGTCTACAAATCCAGCCATGAATCGGTGGTTTATTGATTTGCATTTGGTTTCGGCTGTTCCATTCCACCCTAATTGAGcctcctcttctttttctctctcgcttatcttcttcttcttcttcttcagccTGCGgttatcatcaacatatacatCGCCATGGATTTCATCTCTCACTAGCTCTGAAACCTTGATTCATAAGCTCTTTTTTGCGTCCTCCCTTCTCTTCATTCTTATCcttcttattcttattcttcttcttcttcttcttcttcttcttcttcttcttccttccaaTTTGAATctgtaattttgtttgttcttttgattttgagcGGTACTCGAAGAGTGGGAGAAGATGCCATCGAACGGCCCTGATTCGCAGCCGCAGCAGCAGGCGGCGCATCAGACAGAGCAGAATCAGCAAACGCACAAACAGCCGCAGCCGCAGAGGTGGATGGCGATGCAGTATCCGGCGGCGGCGATGATAATGCAGCACCCGATGATGCCGCCGCAGCATTACGTTCCTCCGCCTTCGCCGCACTATATTCCGTACCGTCAATACCCGCCGCCGCATCAGCTTAATGGCCAGCAGCACCAGCAGCCACACCAGGGATCCACCAGCGAGAACAAGACTATTTGGGTCGGTGATTTGCAGCATTGGATGGATGAGAATTACCTCCATAGCTGCTTCGCTTCCACCGGCGAGGTTTCCCATTTTACTATTGCGAtttatgcttttattttatttttccttttcacgTTAGAATATTAATGCATACCAATTCATTTATTGGcattttattgatatctaCTGTTCTGGATTTGTTTGGCTAATTTTGTTAACTGTCATTAGTGTCATTTAGCTTACTCAATATAGACAATTTTTTGGAAATAACTGAGGGTTGGCGACAGCAAAATTGTcaggattt
Coding sequences:
- the LOC101204257 gene encoding uncharacterized protein LOC101204257 produces the protein MVSENISAGLLDTFKMKRVRTIFTHTYPYPHEHSRHAIIAVVVGCLFFISSDNMHTLIEKLDQNIKWWSIYSCLLGFFYFFSSPFIGKTIKPSYSNFSRWYIAWILVAAVYHLPSFQSMGVDIRMNLSMFITIYISSILFLTVFHILFIGLWYVGLVSRVAGKRPEILAIFQNCAVISIACCVFYSHCGNHGVLKDRTLQRKTSNWFSFWKKEERNTWLAKFLRVNELKDQVCSSWFAPVGSASDYPLLSKWVIYSELACNGSCTGPSDGISPIYSLWATFIGLYIANYVVERSTGWALSHPLSVKEYEKLKRKQMKPDFLDMVPWYSGTSADLFKTVFDLLVSVTVFVGRFDMRMMQAAMRKLEDGARQDGLLYDHYSERDDLWFDFMADTGDGGNSSYSVARLLAQPSIRIVEDDSIYNLPRGDMLLIGGDLAYPNPSAFTYERRLFCPFEYALQPPPWYKSDHIAVKKPELPHWMSELKQYDGPQCYVIPGNHDWFDGLHTYMRYICHKSWLGGWFMPQKKSYFALKLPKRWWVFGLDLALHGDIDVYQFKFFSELVQEKMGADDSVIIMTHEPNWLLDCYWKDVSGKNVSHLICDYLKGRCKLRIAGDLHHYMRHSAVKSDESVNVHHLLVNGCGGAFLHPTHVFSSFRKFCGSTYECKAAYPSFEDSGRIALGNILKFRKKNWQFDFIGGIIYFILVFSMFPQCKLDHILQEDSFSGHLKSFFGTVWNAFLYMLGESYVSLAGAIVLLIVAVTFIPSKASKKKRVIIGLLHVSAHLAAALFLMLLLELGLETCIRHELLATSGYHTLYDWYRTKEGEHFPDPTGLRARLEEWTYGLYPACIKYLMSAFDIPEVMAVSRSNICKNGMDSLSRGGAMIYYGSVFFYFWVFSTPVVSFVFGSYLYICINWLHIHFDEAFSSLRIANYKSFTRFHINRDGDLEVFTLAVDKVPKEWKLDSKWEGEAREMEGGQKMSHQRSYPSKWKAAAPHQDPVHTVKIVDQFVIRQARGNDNFEDVNGSEIH